A single genomic interval of Lewinellaceae bacterium harbors:
- a CDS encoding D-aminoacylase: MKVKLLFLLLLLQTFKGFGQQFDVLIRNGKILDGTGNPWYLGDVGIKDGQVIEIGELADRNALKTIDAKGQYVCPGFIDVHAHVEGSLENRPTADNFIHDGVTTVVTGNCGGSRIDLEQYFNDLRTLGISINMASLIGHNTIRRTIMGNEDRAPTAEELENMEKLVARAMEQGAVGMSTGLIYLPGTFAKSDEIISLAKVAHSYGGVNASHIRNEDERVFAAIREAADIGAASGISVEISHFKITGKPNWGRTGEMIDLVNEYRKRGVDVTVDQYPYTASSTSLDVLLPDWALEGTDEEIVARIQDPATRKKIRTEMLQMLKKSGFKNYSYAFVAFCPWDSTINGMNLHDINLKMGRKGKATLETETILDLAVKRRRVQMVYHKMNETDVETLMQLPYALIASDAGIPAMDVGSPHPRAYGTNARVLGRYVREHKTLTWEDAIRKMTSLPAQKFHLEHRGMLLPGYAADVVIFDPATVSDQATFDHPHAYSTGINYVVVNGVVVIDNGEHTGTRPGQILTGTGMKKQ; encoded by the coding sequence TCCGCAATGGTAAAATACTGGATGGTACCGGCAATCCTTGGTACCTGGGCGATGTAGGAATTAAAGACGGTCAGGTCATCGAGATCGGAGAACTGGCTGACCGTAATGCCTTGAAAACCATTGATGCCAAGGGCCAGTATGTCTGTCCCGGATTTATTGATGTCCATGCTCATGTGGAAGGATCCCTGGAAAACCGGCCAACGGCAGACAACTTCATCCACGACGGGGTAACCACTGTCGTAACCGGAAATTGTGGTGGCTCCCGAATAGATCTCGAACAGTATTTCAATGATCTGCGCACACTGGGAATCAGCATCAACATGGCCTCCCTGATCGGACACAATACGATCCGCCGCACGATCATGGGAAATGAGGACCGCGCGCCGACTGCAGAGGAACTTGAAAATATGGAAAAACTGGTGGCCCGCGCCATGGAGCAGGGTGCGGTAGGAATGAGTACCGGTTTAATCTATTTGCCGGGAACATTTGCCAAGTCGGATGAAATCATCTCCTTAGCCAAAGTCGCACATTCCTATGGTGGAGTCAATGCCTCCCACATTCGCAATGAAGATGAACGCGTGTTTGCCGCAATCCGTGAGGCAGCCGATATTGGCGCAGCAAGTGGTATTTCTGTGGAAATATCCCATTTTAAAATCACCGGCAAACCCAATTGGGGGCGCACAGGAGAGATGATCGATTTGGTCAATGAATACCGCAAGCGCGGGGTTGACGTGACGGTGGATCAATATCCTTATACTGCCAGCTCTACCAGCCTGGATGTATTGCTCCCGGACTGGGCGTTGGAGGGGACTGATGAAGAAATTGTAGCCAGGATTCAGGATCCTGCCACCCGCAAGAAGATCCGGACGGAAATGTTACAAATGCTTAAGAAAAGTGGTTTCAAGAATTACAGCTATGCTTTCGTGGCATTTTGTCCCTGGGATTCAACCATCAATGGTATGAACCTGCATGATATCAATCTGAAAATGGGACGCAAGGGGAAAGCCACTTTGGAAACGGAAACCATCCTTGATCTGGCTGTAAAACGTCGGCGAGTCCAGATGGTCTATCACAAGATGAATGAAACCGATGTGGAAACACTGATGCAATTACCCTATGCCTTGATTGCTTCGGATGCCGGAATCCCTGCCATGGATGTCGGTTCTCCGCATCCTCGCGCTTACGGCACCAATGCCCGGGTGCTGGGACGTTATGTCCGCGAGCACAAGACCTTAACCTGGGAAGATGCTATCCGAAAGATGACATCCTTACCGGCGCAAAAGTTTCATTTGGAGCACCGGGGCATGCTTTTACCCGGTTATGCCGCTGATGTCGTCATCTTTGATCCAGCTACAGTTAGTGACCAGGCTACATTTGACCATCCGCATGCTTACAGTACCGGAATTAATTATGTCGTGGTCAATGGTGTTGTTGTTATTGATAATGGAGAACACACGGGCACCCGCCCGGGACAGATCCTGACTGGAACTGGGATGAAAAAACAATAA